One window of Bacteroidales bacterium genomic DNA carries:
- a CDS encoding polysaccharide deacetylase family protein codes for MMFYFIRNPFILRQWYKKSLLWKIPNVKNEIFLTFDDGPTPEVTPRILEILKQHQIKATFFCVGENVQSYPELFEQILSEGHNVGNHSFNHLNAWETDGNTYIENVDKAAKLIPSKLFRPPYGKITPKLIKHLKKSYKIVMWTVLSGDFDADVNVEQCFNNTCEKTEPGDIIVFHDNVKAKNNVLSALPKTLAYFNKLGIKVSALPDK; via the coding sequence ATGATGTTTTATTTTATACGGAATCCTTTTATTTTACGACAGTGGTATAAAAAGTCTTTGCTTTGGAAGATTCCCAATGTAAAAAATGAAATTTTTCTAACTTTCGACGATGGACCCACTCCTGAAGTAACTCCACGTATCTTAGAAATTCTAAAACAACATCAAATAAAAGCTACTTTTTTCTGTGTAGGCGAAAATGTACAGTCTTATCCTGAGTTATTTGAGCAGATTCTTTCTGAGGGGCATAATGTCGGAAACCATTCGTTTAATCATTTAAACGCTTGGGAAACAGATGGAAATACTTATATTGAAAATGTAGATAAAGCGGCTAAATTGATACCATCAAAGTTATTTCGTCCTCCTTACGGTAAAATAACGCCAAAACTTATTAAGCATTTAAAAAAATCTTATAAAATAGTTATGTGGACGGTTTTGAGTGGCGATTTTGATGCTGATGTAAATGTTGAGCAATGTTTTAATAATACCTGTGAAAAAACAGAACCTGGAGATATTATTGTTTTTCACGATAATGTAAAAGCAAAAAATAACGTTCTTAGTGCTTTACCCAAAACATTAGCGTATTTTAATAAATTAGGGATAAAAGTTAGTGCCTTACCCGATAAATAA